The following are encoded in a window of Arthrobacter antioxidans genomic DNA:
- a CDS encoding NAD(P)-binding domain-containing protein: MKATVGIGNDVTGRTIDLPVAVIGAGPIGLSAAANLIEQGLTPIVFEQGGNVGAAIRQWAHIRLFSPWQYDIDPAARRLLEPTGWVEPHQTALPSGRELVDSYLEPLAAVPAIAQTLQFDSTVTAVTRLGMDKTRTKGRDTTPFLVRVTGPEGTVDHLVRAVIDASGTWGRPNPLGQSGLRALGEDTVAGLVTSALPDVVGAERERFAGRTVMVVGAGHSAANTLIDLGEVAVNEPGTRILWAVRGSGSAQRLYGGGDLDGLPARGALGSRLRALVGDGVVELTTGFTITALARNGQGLAVTASTPDGVRTIDVDVLVPATGFRPDLDMLRELRLDLDPAVEAPRALGPLIDPEFHSCGTVPAHGADVLAHPEKDFYLVGMKSYGRAPTFLLATGYEQVRSVTAAIAGDTEAASRLQLELPETGVCSTDLGGSCDTDTAAVADTGSSSSSGPLAEGAAGGTDAAESGGCCSTPQLVSTGFPTGTVHGRSGDPDY; this comes from the coding sequence ATGAAGGCCACTGTAGGCATCGGCAACGATGTCACAGGCAGAACGATCGACCTGCCAGTCGCCGTCATCGGCGCCGGACCGATCGGACTGTCCGCGGCCGCCAACCTCATCGAGCAGGGGCTCACCCCGATCGTCTTCGAACAGGGCGGGAACGTCGGGGCCGCGATCCGGCAGTGGGCGCACATCCGCCTGTTCTCGCCGTGGCAGTACGACATTGATCCGGCGGCCCGACGCCTGCTCGAGCCCACCGGGTGGGTGGAACCACACCAGACCGCACTGCCGTCAGGGCGGGAACTGGTGGATTCCTATCTCGAACCCCTCGCCGCCGTCCCGGCGATCGCGCAGACGCTGCAGTTCGACAGCACCGTCACGGCCGTCACCCGGCTCGGCATGGACAAGACCAGGACCAAGGGACGCGACACGACGCCCTTCCTCGTCCGCGTCACCGGTCCCGAGGGAACCGTCGATCACCTCGTGCGCGCCGTCATCGACGCCTCCGGCACGTGGGGCCGGCCCAACCCGCTCGGCCAGTCGGGGCTGCGCGCACTCGGCGAGGACACCGTGGCCGGTCTGGTGACCTCCGCACTGCCCGACGTCGTCGGAGCCGAACGGGAACGGTTCGCGGGGAGGACGGTCATGGTCGTCGGCGCCGGCCACTCGGCCGCCAACACGCTGATCGACCTCGGCGAGGTCGCCGTGAACGAGCCCGGCACCCGGATCCTCTGGGCCGTCCGCGGCAGCGGATCGGCCCAGCGCCTCTACGGCGGCGGCGACCTCGACGGCCTGCCGGCCCGGGGTGCCCTCGGCAGCCGGTTGAGGGCCCTCGTCGGCGACGGCGTCGTCGAGCTGACCACGGGCTTCACCATCACCGCGCTCGCCCGGAACGGGCAGGGCCTGGCGGTGACGGCGTCGACACCCGACGGCGTCCGCACGATCGACGTCGACGTCCTCGTCCCGGCCACCGGATTCCGGCCGGACCTCGACATGCTGCGCGAACTCCGGCTCGACCTGGACCCCGCGGTGGAAGCACCGCGTGCGCTCGGCCCCCTGATCGACCCGGAGTTCCATTCCTGCGGGACGGTTCCCGCCCACGGCGCGGATGTCCTTGCCCACCCGGAGAAGGATTTCTACCTGGTCGGCATGAAGTCCTACGGGCGGGCCCCCACCTTCCTCCTGGCCACGGGGTACGAGCAGGTCCGCTCCGTCACCGCCGCGATCGCCGGCGACACCGAGGCCGCGTCCCGTCTGCAGCTCGAACTGCCCGAGACGGGGGTCTGCAGCACCGACCTCGGGGGATCCTGCGACACCGACACCGCGGCGGTCGCCGACACCGGTAGCTCATCGTCGTCCGGCCCGCTCGCCGAAGGTGCCGCAGGCGGCACAGATGCCGCGGAATCCGGCGGTTGCTGTTCGACACCCCAGCTGGTGAGCACTGGTTTCCCTACGGGTACCGTGCACGGCCGGTCGGGCGATCCGGACTACTGA
- a CDS encoding arsenate reductase ArsC — translation MSTETSATTTADHGKPSVLFVCVHNAGRSQMAAAYLSHLSEGRIEVLSAGSQPADQVNPAAVEAMKEEGIDITAETPKILTTDAVKASDVVVTMGCGDECPYFPGKRYEDWVLEDPAGKGVDSVRPIRDDIKGRIQQLISELLPTSTSTALNEEASHA, via the coding sequence ATGAGCACCGAGACATCAGCCACGACGACCGCCGATCACGGGAAGCCCTCGGTCCTGTTCGTCTGCGTGCACAACGCAGGCCGGTCGCAGATGGCTGCCGCGTACCTGAGCCACCTGTCCGAGGGGCGCATCGAGGTCCTCTCCGCCGGTTCGCAGCCCGCCGACCAGGTCAACCCCGCCGCGGTCGAGGCGATGAAGGAGGAGGGCATCGACATCACCGCGGAAACCCCGAAGATCCTCACCACGGACGCCGTGAAGGCCTCCGACGTCGTGGTCACCATGGGCTGCGGCGACGAATGCCCGTACTTCCCCGGCAAGCGGTACGAGGACTGGGTCCTCGAGGACCCGGCGGGTAAGGGTGTCGACTCGGTCCGCCCCATCCGCGATGACATCAAGGGACGCATCCAGCAGCTCATCAGTGAACTCCTGCCCACCAGCACCAGTACGGCTCTCAACGAGGAGGCATCCCATGCTTGA
- a CDS encoding ArsR/SmtB family transcription factor, which yields MTTISAPGPAGLAAAEPALAPPVGATQDGRCCVPSGTSAMSAGRAEELAKQFKAIADPNRLRLVSLISASAANEACVCDLTEPLDLGQPTVSHHLKILVDAGILHREKRGVWAYYSIVPGSLDSLAGVLTEAR from the coding sequence ATGACGACGATCTCCGCGCCCGGACCAGCGGGCCTCGCAGCAGCCGAACCGGCGCTCGCGCCGCCCGTTGGCGCAACCCAGGACGGCCGCTGCTGCGTTCCCTCCGGAACCTCCGCGATGAGTGCCGGTCGCGCCGAGGAACTCGCGAAGCAGTTCAAGGCCATCGCCGACCCGAACCGGTTGCGCCTGGTCTCGCTCATCTCCGCGAGCGCCGCCAACGAGGCGTGCGTGTGTGATCTCACCGAGCCGTTGGATCTCGGCCAGCCGACGGTGTCCCACCACCTGAAGATCCTCGTCGACGCCGGCATCCTGCACCGCGAGAAGCGCGGCGTCTGGGCGTACTACTCCATCGTGCCCGGGAGCCTGGACTCCCTTGCCGGCGTCCTCACCGAGGCCCGATGA
- a CDS encoding low molecular weight phosphatase family protein codes for MTFKADKPSVLFVCVKNGGKSQMAAGLMDKVAGDSVTTASAGSKPGSAVNGLSAEVLAEVGVDISRNIPRQVTAEDQVRADVVVILGPEAQVDEVEGTRYERWTTDEPSDRGIDGIDRMRLVRDDILARVTALHATLTAP; via the coding sequence GTGACCTTCAAAGCGGACAAGCCCTCCGTCCTGTTCGTCTGCGTCAAGAACGGCGGCAAGTCCCAGATGGCCGCCGGACTCATGGACAAGGTCGCCGGCGACTCCGTGACCACGGCCTCGGCCGGATCGAAGCCGGGGTCCGCCGTCAACGGCCTCTCCGCCGAGGTCCTGGCCGAGGTCGGCGTCGACATCAGCCGGAACATCCCACGCCAGGTCACCGCCGAGGACCAGGTCCGGGCGGACGTCGTCGTGATCCTCGGTCCCGAAGCGCAGGTCGACGAGGTCGAGGGGACCCGCTACGAACGGTGGACCACCGACGAGCCCAGCGACCGCGGGATCGACGGCATCGACCGCATGCGCCTGGTCCGCGACGACATCCTCGCCCGCGTCACCGCGTTGCACGCCACGCTCACCGCCCCGTAG
- a CDS encoding arsenic transporter, protein MTVVAILIFLATLTLVIWQPKGLGIGWSALGGAALALITTVVSLSDIPIVWDIVWNATFAFVAIVIISLILDESGFFTWAALHVARWGRGNGRLLFTLIVLLGAAIAAVFANDGAALILTPIVIQMLLALKFPARASLAFVIACGFIADAGSLPLVVSNLVNIVTADFFDISFARYAVVMVPVGLVSVAASLGVLLLFFRKAIPRHYDVTVLANPRSAIADPLTFKTGWVVLGVLLIGYFAADPLHIPLSAVAGLGAVVLMIVASRRPAFLFPRAAALAGAPDTRHAAPESAHAADRAEDLDYETAGVGRWTTVGPLASPASHAGPADDSEDLRASAGGTAAVRAQAGRISVPRILREAPWQIVLFSIGMYLVVYGLRNQGLTDELAGVFSAVGSNGVLITALGVGVIVAVLASLMNNMPTVLIASLAIGSAGATGLTQEAMIYANVIGSDLGPKITPIGSLATLLWLHVLDRKGIHIGWGQYFRTGIVLTIPVLLITLVALAGWLTVVGV, encoded by the coding sequence ATGACCGTGGTCGCCATCCTGATCTTCCTCGCCACCCTGACCCTCGTCATCTGGCAACCCAAAGGCCTCGGCATCGGCTGGTCCGCTCTTGGCGGGGCTGCGCTCGCGCTGATCACCACCGTCGTGAGCCTGTCGGACATCCCTATCGTGTGGGACATCGTCTGGAACGCGACCTTCGCCTTCGTGGCGATCGTCATCATCTCGCTGATCCTGGACGAGTCCGGATTCTTCACCTGGGCCGCCCTCCACGTCGCCCGCTGGGGGCGGGGCAACGGCCGCCTGCTGTTCACCCTGATCGTCCTGCTCGGAGCAGCGATCGCGGCGGTGTTCGCCAATGACGGGGCAGCACTGATCCTCACCCCGATCGTCATCCAGATGCTGCTCGCCCTGAAGTTCCCGGCCAGGGCATCCCTCGCGTTCGTCATCGCCTGCGGGTTCATCGCCGACGCCGGCAGCCTGCCCCTGGTCGTGTCGAACCTGGTGAACATCGTCACCGCGGACTTCTTCGACATCAGCTTCGCCCGCTACGCCGTCGTCATGGTCCCGGTCGGACTCGTCTCCGTCGCCGCCAGCCTGGGTGTCCTGCTCCTGTTCTTCCGGAAGGCCATCCCGCGCCACTACGACGTCACCGTCCTCGCGAACCCGAGATCCGCCATCGCGGACCCCCTGACCTTCAAGACCGGCTGGGTGGTCCTCGGGGTCCTGCTGATCGGCTACTTCGCCGCGGACCCCCTGCACATCCCGCTCTCCGCCGTCGCGGGCCTCGGCGCCGTCGTGCTCATGATCGTCGCCTCCCGCCGGCCTGCCTTCCTCTTCCCTCGTGCAGCCGCCCTGGCCGGCGCCCCGGACACGCGGCATGCAGCACCGGAATCGGCGCACGCCGCAGATCGGGCGGAGGACCTCGACTACGAGACCGCGGGCGTCGGGCGCTGGACCACGGTCGGCCCCCTCGCATCGCCTGCCTCGCACGCGGGCCCCGCCGATGACAGCGAGGACCTGCGGGCCTCGGCCGGCGGAACGGCGGCTGTGCGTGCTCAGGCGGGCCGGATCTCGGTTCCGCGCATCCTCAGGGAAGCGCCCTGGCAGATCGTCCTGTTCTCCATCGGCATGTACCTCGTCGTGTACGGGCTGCGGAACCAGGGCCTCACCGATGAGCTGGCCGGTGTCTTCTCGGCCGTCGGCTCCAACGGCGTCCTGATCACCGCCCTGGGCGTCGGGGTCATCGTCGCGGTCCTCGCATCCCTGATGAACAACATGCCCACCGTCCTCATCGCGTCCCTCGCGATCGGATCCGCGGGCGCCACCGGACTGACCCAGGAGGCGATGATCTACGCCAATGTGATCGGCTCCGACCTCGGCCCGAAGATCACCCCGATCGGCAGCCTCGCGACCCTCC